In Bacillus sp. DX3.1, the following proteins share a genomic window:
- a CDS encoding HAD family hydrolase, giving the protein MIKMFVSDIDGTMMQHGGIIDDQDITALRSLAEQNVILCFASGRLDNEIAKLMKEVGTNFHRISVNGVFVYTYEDKQLLSATFDSNILPDLLSITKEAPYFRYVSDEHNYYIEEKTPFIHELEKQVMMTSVEEPNLLQKIDDTIFPNKISVGGIKEDLQVLQKKIDEKFHGKVSTFISAEQCLDVMPPNISKGSAISVLLQEFQIRPEEIACIGDSYNDIPMFSLTPHSFAMSQADHAVKEHAQHVVSSVKDAVGYVLSYNAKQHKNTTHSL; this is encoded by the coding sequence ATGATTAAAATGTTTGTTAGCGATATTGACGGTACCATGATGCAACACGGAGGTATCATTGACGATCAAGATATTACTGCACTGCGCAGCCTTGCTGAGCAAAATGTAATTCTTTGTTTCGCTTCCGGGAGACTTGATAATGAAATTGCCAAATTAATGAAAGAGGTCGGTACAAACTTCCATCGCATTAGTGTAAACGGTGTGTTTGTATATACCTATGAAGATAAACAATTATTATCAGCAACATTTGACTCCAATATTTTACCTGATTTATTATCTATAACAAAAGAGGCGCCTTACTTTCGTTATGTGAGTGATGAGCATAATTATTACATTGAAGAAAAAACACCTTTTATTCACGAACTGGAAAAGCAAGTCATGATGACTTCTGTTGAAGAACCAAACTTGTTACAAAAAATTGATGATACAATCTTTCCAAATAAAATTTCTGTCGGTGGTATAAAGGAAGACTTACAAGTACTACAGAAAAAAATTGATGAGAAATTCCATGGAAAAGTCAGTACTTTTATTTCTGCTGAACAATGCTTAGATGTCATGCCACCAAATATTAGTAAAGGTTCTGCTATCTCCGTTTTATTACAAGAATTTCAAATTCGTCCTGAAGAAATTGCTTGCATCGGTGATTCTTACAACGATATTCCCATGTTTTCGTTAACACCACACAGCTTTGCAATGTCACAAGCTGATCATGCTGTGAAAGAACACGCACAACATGTCGTTTCTTCCGTAAAAGATGCTGTAGGGTACGTTCTTTCTTACAATGCAAAACAACATAAAAATACGACTCACTCCTTATAA
- a CDS encoding segregation/condensation protein A codes for MQYNFKVEAFEGPLDLLLHLIHRYEIDIYNIPVAEITEQYLSYIHTMKELQLDVASEYLVMAATLLQIKSKMLLPKQEEDVPDNGEDFIDDPRQELMERLIEYKKYKQVATELKEREQERAQLYTRPPIDFTSFQQDEDTNLPLDVTLYDMLAAFQKLIRRKKTQRPVTTRITRQEIPIEQRMTDILKQLETVGGRQSFYDLFADEEREVMIVTFLAVLELMKNQQIVIEQEHNFDEIFLSRIKGQ; via the coding sequence GTGCAGTATAATTTTAAAGTAGAGGCTTTCGAAGGGCCTTTAGATTTATTGTTACATTTAATTCATCGCTATGAAATTGATATATATAATATTCCTGTAGCGGAAATTACAGAGCAATATTTATCCTATATCCATACGATGAAAGAATTGCAGTTAGATGTTGCAAGTGAGTATTTAGTGATGGCTGCAACGCTATTACAAATTAAAAGTAAAATGTTGTTACCGAAACAAGAGGAAGATGTACCTGATAATGGTGAAGACTTTATAGATGACCCTCGTCAAGAATTGATGGAGCGGTTAATTGAATATAAAAAATATAAGCAAGTTGCTACGGAATTAAAAGAGAGAGAACAAGAAAGAGCACAGCTTTATACACGTCCACCGATCGATTTTACATCGTTTCAGCAAGACGAAGATACAAACCTGCCCCTTGATGTCACACTTTATGATATGCTGGCAGCGTTTCAAAAACTTATACGTCGAAAAAAAACACAACGCCCGGTAACAACGCGGATTACTCGTCAGGAAATACCGATTGAACAACGCATGACCGACATTTTAAAGCAGTTAGAAACAGTGGGCGGTCGCCAAAGCTTCTATGATTTATTTGCTGATGAAGAGCGCGAAGTTATGATTGTAACGTTTTTAGCAGTGCTCGAACTAATGAAAAATCAACAAATTGTCATTGAACAAGAACACAATTTTGATGAAATCTTTTTATCCCGCATTAAGGGACAGTAA
- the scpB gene encoding SMC-Scp complex subunit ScpB has translation MDRKEQMAIIEGLLFVAGDEGIYPEQIVKVLEIEKKDVIEIVEEMQRECESLQRGLQIVQYAKVYRLATKKEHAMYYQKLMDTPTAASLSQAALETLAIVAYRQPITRTEMEEIRGVKTDRALQTLVSHLLIKEIGRAEGPGRPILYGTTKEFLDTFGMRTLEELPSLSEENEEMNEADLFFGSLQELSKS, from the coding sequence TTGGATAGAAAAGAACAGATGGCAATTATTGAGGGACTTTTATTTGTTGCAGGAGATGAAGGAATTTATCCGGAACAAATTGTGAAAGTACTCGAAATTGAAAAGAAAGATGTAATTGAGATTGTTGAGGAAATGCAAAGAGAATGTGAAAGTTTGCAGCGAGGTTTACAGATCGTGCAATATGCAAAGGTGTATCGCCTTGCTACAAAAAAAGAGCATGCAATGTATTACCAAAAGTTAATGGATACACCAACAGCAGCCTCTCTTTCCCAGGCAGCTCTTGAAACATTGGCGATTGTTGCGTATCGTCAACCAATTACAAGAACAGAAATGGAAGAGATTCGAGGTGTGAAAACAGATCGTGCCTTGCAAACGTTGGTTTCGCATTTACTTATCAAAGAAATAGGCAGAGCAGAAGGGCCAGGTCGTCCTATTTTATATGGTACGACGAAAGAGTTTTTAGATACGTTTGGAATGCGAACGTTAGAGGAATTGCCTTCTCTTTCTGAAGAAAATGAAGAAATGAATGAAGCAGATTTATTCTTTGGATCCTTACAAGAATTGTCAAAATCGTAG
- a CDS encoding peptidylprolyl isomerase, whose translation MKTLGYILMENGEKIELEFFPEEAPKTVENFKKLADEGFYDGVTFHRVIPGFVSQGGDPTGTGAGGPGYSIPCETDGNPHRHLVGSLSMAHAGRNTGGSQFFVVHEPQPHLDGVHTVFGKATSGIETVLNMRQGDVMKEVKVWEE comes from the coding sequence ATGAAAACTTTAGGATACATATTAATGGAAAATGGTGAAAAAATCGAATTGGAATTTTTCCCAGAAGAAGCACCAAAAACAGTTGAGAACTTTAAAAAATTAGCAGACGAGGGCTTTTATGATGGAGTTACTTTCCATCGAGTTATTCCTGGTTTTGTAAGCCAAGGCGGAGACCCAACAGGAACAGGAGCAGGTGGTCCTGGTTACTCCATTCCATGTGAAACTGATGGGAATCCTCATAGACATTTAGTTGGATCACTTTCTATGGCGCATGCTGGTCGTAATACAGGTGGTAGCCAATTCTTTGTTGTTCATGAGCCACAACCGCACTTAGATGGCGTTCATACTGTATTTGGTAAAGCAACAAGTGGCATTGAAACAGTGTTAAACATGCGTCAAGGCGATGTAATGAAAGAAGTTAAAGTTTGGGAAGAATAA
- the ptsG gene encoding glucose-specific PTS transporter subunit IIBC, with protein MFKKIFGVLQKVGKALMLPVAILPAAGILLGFGNAFQNETLTNFIPALKADWFVLVAKVMEQSGDIIFANLALLFAVGVAIGLAGGDGVAGLAAFVGYLIMNKTMSVVLEVDKLVKVTSTGSDPVKIGFADPAYANVLGIPTLQTGVFGGIIVGILAAYCYNKYFNIELPSYLGFFAGKRFVPIATATFSLLLGIVMCFVWPYIQSGLNTFSHQMIDANKTLAAFVFGLIERSLIPFGLHHIFYSPFWFEFGQYTNAAGELIRGDQKIFMAQLKDGAELTAGTFTTGKYPFMMFGLPAAALAMYHEARPENKKLAAGILGSAALTTFLTGITEPLEFSFLFVAPVLFGIHAVFAGLSFMTMHILGVKIGMTFSGGLIDFMLFGVLQNRTPWWWVIVVGLVLAVVYYFGFRFAIRKWDLKTPGREVITAADDAKKTTAGELPREVLTALGGKENIASLDACITRLRVQVNEKNNVNKDRLKELGAAGVLEVGNNIQAIFGPKSDTLKSQIHDIMSGRTVHIEKEEPVKVEEPVKQADTNETIVSPIEGKLLPITEVPDQVFSGKMMGDGFAIEPTEGTVVSPVNGEIVNVFPTKHAIGIQSEGGKEILIHFGIDTVKLNGEGFETLVAQGDKVKQGQPLLKVDLAFVKDNAPSIITPIIFTNLQQGQQIELKKEGNVKKGETSIIDIQ; from the coding sequence ATGTTTAAGAAGATCTTTGGTGTTCTTCAAAAAGTCGGGAAAGCGCTTATGCTTCCAGTAGCAATTTTACCGGCAGCAGGTATTTTACTTGGATTTGGTAACGCATTTCAAAATGAAACGTTAACAAACTTCATTCCCGCATTAAAAGCCGACTGGTTTGTATTGGTTGCAAAAGTAATGGAGCAATCTGGGGATATTATTTTCGCAAACCTTGCATTGCTATTCGCAGTTGGGGTAGCGATTGGACTCGCTGGCGGAGACGGAGTTGCTGGATTAGCAGCTTTCGTTGGATACTTAATTATGAACAAGACAATGAGTGTAGTCTTGGAAGTAGACAAACTAGTGAAAGTAACAAGTACTGGTTCAGATCCAGTTAAAATTGGCTTTGCGGATCCTGCTTATGCAAATGTATTAGGGATTCCAACGTTACAAACAGGAGTTTTTGGTGGTATTATCGTCGGGATATTAGCGGCATATTGTTATAATAAATACTTCAATATTGAATTACCATCATACTTAGGATTCTTTGCAGGTAAGCGTTTTGTACCGATTGCAACTGCAACATTCTCGTTACTTTTAGGGATTGTAATGTGTTTCGTATGGCCGTACATTCAAAGTGGTTTAAATACGTTCTCACATCAAATGATTGATGCAAATAAAACATTAGCGGCATTTGTGTTCGGTTTAATTGAACGTTCCTTAATTCCATTTGGACTACATCACATTTTCTATTCACCATTCTGGTTTGAATTTGGTCAATATACAAATGCAGCAGGCGAATTAATTCGTGGTGATCAGAAGATCTTTATGGCACAATTAAAAGATGGTGCAGAATTAACAGCTGGTACATTTACAACAGGTAAATATCCGTTCATGATGTTCGGGCTTCCAGCAGCGGCTTTAGCAATGTACCATGAAGCACGTCCAGAAAATAAAAAATTAGCAGCTGGTATTTTAGGTTCTGCTGCATTAACAACTTTCTTAACAGGTATTACAGAACCACTTGAATTTTCATTCTTATTCGTAGCACCAGTATTATTTGGAATTCATGCTGTATTTGCAGGTCTTTCATTTATGACAATGCATATTTTAGGTGTAAAAATCGGTATGACATTCTCTGGTGGTTTAATTGACTTTATGTTATTCGGTGTTCTTCAAAACCGTACACCATGGTGGTGGGTAATCGTTGTAGGTCTTGTACTTGCAGTGGTTTACTATTTCGGATTCCGTTTTGCAATTCGTAAATGGGACTTAAAAACACCAGGTCGTGAAGTAATAACAGCTGCTGATGATGCGAAAAAAACAACGGCAGGTGAGTTACCACGTGAAGTATTAACAGCGCTTGGTGGTAAAGAAAATATTGCTTCTTTAGATGCTTGTATTACACGATTACGTGTTCAAGTAAACGAGAAAAACAATGTAAATAAAGATCGTTTAAAAGAGCTTGGAGCAGCAGGAGTTCTTGAAGTAGGAAATAATATTCAAGCAATTTTCGGACCAAAATCTGACACGTTAAAGTCACAAATTCATGATATTATGTCAGGTCGTACGGTTCATATTGAAAAAGAAGAGCCTGTAAAAGTAGAAGAGCCAGTTAAACAAGCAGATACAAATGAAACAATTGTATCTCCAATTGAAGGGAAACTTTTACCAATTACAGAAGTACCTGATCAAGTATTTTCAGGAAAAATGATGGGCGATGGATTTGCAATTGAACCAACAGAAGGAACAGTTGTTTCTCCGGTAAATGGTGAAATTGTTAATGTATTCCCAACAAAACATGCAATTGGTATTCAATCTGAAGGTGGAAAAGAAATTTTAATTCATTTCGGTATTGATACTGTAAAATTAAATGGTGAAGGTTTTGAAACACTTGTCGCTCAAGGTGATAAAGTAAAACAAGGACAACCGTTATTAAAAGTAGATTTAGCATTTGTAAAAGATAATGCACCGTCTATTATTACACCAATTATTTTTACAAACTTACAACAAGGACAACAGATTGAGTTGAAAAAAGAAGGCAATGTCAAGAAAGGTGAAACATCTATTATTGACATTCAGTAA
- a CDS encoding GNAT family N-acetyltransferase, translating into MLIRFKKSYEKIAMGLLSFMPTEKDVKKLQLTMKEYDVNDSWQLYLWKQNDDFVGILGVIKKEGNVLEIQHLSVNPSHRHMGIGTKMVQELRLKFQDVTICGNEQTASFCEKCKGFEQNIHS; encoded by the coding sequence ATGTTAATTCGTTTTAAAAAAAGTTATGAAAAGATTGCAATGGGGCTTCTTTCTTTTATGCCGACCGAAAAGGATGTAAAAAAATTACAATTGACAATGAAAGAATATGACGTAAATGATAGTTGGCAATTGTATTTATGGAAACAGAACGATGATTTTGTCGGGATACTCGGGGTTATAAAGAAAGAAGGAAATGTTTTAGAAATTCAACATCTTAGTGTGAATCCATCGCATCGTCATATGGGGATTGGTACGAAGATGGTTCAAGAATTAAGACTCAAGTTTCAAGATGTTACGATTTGCGGTAATGAACAAACCGCTAGTTTTTGTGAAAAATGTAAGGGATTTGAACAGAATATACATTCGTAA
- the nagA gene encoding N-acetylglucosamine-6-phosphate deacetylase, with protein sequence MKTQVVINANIYTGHEVIESGFIRYTEKIEEIGLMAQYVSQENEIVFDAQGKIVIPGMIDIHIHGGYDIDAMDANSDGLVTLGKEMLKEGVTTYFPTTMTQAPEAIEAALSAAKEAKEKGAHFEYIHLEGPYVSKKRAGAQPLEHIVPANIEQFKQWQEASGNLIKLVTYAPEEGAEQFEQYLAETGVVGTIGHTDAIDAQLKNRNITHATHLYNQMRGLHHREPGVVGHVLLNPDVMVEIITDGIHIHPDMVKLAYRLKGPKKVSVITDAMRAKGLEEGLYELGGQPVHVKDGSARLEDGTLAGSILKMDQAFRNVIAFTGCSVEEAVLMTSINQAEEFGLSNKGALEAGKDADFVVMSEDLHVYDTVRLGIHMKEGK encoded by the coding sequence ATGAAAACGCAAGTTGTCATCAATGCCAACATTTATACAGGTCACGAAGTAATAGAAAGTGGATTTATTCGTTACACAGAAAAAATTGAAGAAATTGGTTTGATGGCTCAATATGTATCACAAGAAAATGAAATTGTTTTTGATGCACAAGGAAAGATTGTGATTCCGGGTATGATCGATATTCATATTCATGGTGGATATGATATTGATGCGATGGATGCAAATAGCGATGGTTTAGTAACTCTTGGTAAAGAAATGTTAAAAGAAGGAGTTACAACTTACTTCCCAACAACAATGACGCAAGCTCCAGAAGCGATTGAAGCAGCTTTAAGTGCTGCAAAAGAAGCGAAAGAAAAAGGAGCGCATTTTGAATATATTCATTTAGAAGGACCATATGTTTCAAAAAAACGTGCAGGAGCACAACCTCTTGAACACATCGTCCCGGCAAATATTGAGCAATTTAAACAATGGCAAGAAGCAAGTGGTAATTTAATTAAACTAGTAACATATGCACCAGAAGAAGGTGCAGAACAATTTGAACAATATCTTGCTGAAACTGGTGTAGTTGGCACAATAGGTCATACAGATGCGATTGATGCGCAGTTGAAAAATAGAAATATTACGCATGCTACTCACTTATACAATCAAATGCGTGGTTTACATCACCGTGAACCTGGTGTAGTTGGTCATGTGTTATTAAATCCAGATGTAATGGTTGAAATTATTACAGATGGCATTCATATTCACCCAGATATGGTGAAACTAGCATACAGATTAAAAGGACCTAAAAAAGTAAGTGTCATTACTGATGCGATGCGTGCTAAAGGTTTAGAAGAAGGCTTATACGAACTTGGTGGACAGCCTGTACATGTAAAAGATGGAAGTGCACGCTTAGAGGATGGAACATTGGCTGGTAGCATTTTGAAAATGGATCAAGCGTTCCGAAATGTAATTGCATTCACAGGATGCTCTGTGGAAGAAGCTGTCCTTATGACATCTATTAACCAAGCAGAAGAGTTCGGATTAAGTAATAAAGGTGCTTTAGAAGCAGGAAAAGATGCAGACTTTGTTGTGATGTCTGAAGATTTACATGTATATGATACAGTTCGATTAGGAATTCATATGAAAGAAGGGAAATAA
- a CDS encoding MBL fold metallo-hydrolase, with translation MKGVRMILLLVSVLLCFTLNSAFAKRYVTSVHTAASFSMPRPHVGRMKISFFKVGQGDATLISLPNGQTMLIDGGPYGAGEVIIQKLVEKGIKHLDVVMGTHPDMDHIGGLIPIIEQMPVSLVLDSGKLYSSFTYHTYRRSIKKRGIPFVRVKQGQHIPLDPHVSIQILNDGKSKMENNESSIVLKIRYGKADFLLMGDADVQTENKIIKQYDVHADVLKVGHHGSYTSTGERFLAKVSPQIAIISYDKKNPYGHPHQSVVKRLKRHGVLMYTTDKKTIEIETDGDHIAMWENMPLPLLK, from the coding sequence ATGAAAGGTGTACGAATGATTCTATTGTTAGTTTCTGTTTTATTGTGCTTTACATTAAACAGTGCATTTGCAAAAAGATATGTGACATCCGTTCATACTGCTGCTTCCTTTTCTATGCCACGTCCACATGTAGGGAGAATGAAGATTAGTTTCTTTAAGGTGGGCCAAGGAGATGCAACACTCATTTCTTTACCTAATGGTCAAACAATGTTAATCGATGGAGGACCTTATGGAGCAGGTGAGGTAATTATTCAAAAATTAGTTGAAAAAGGAATTAAGCATTTAGATGTTGTCATGGGTACCCATCCAGATATGGATCATATAGGTGGATTGATTCCCATTATAGAACAAATGCCAGTTTCACTCGTATTAGATAGTGGGAAACTATATAGTTCCTTTACATATCATACATATAGGAGAAGTATTAAAAAGAGAGGAATTCCGTTTGTTCGTGTCAAACAAGGACAGCATATTCCACTAGATCCCCATGTTTCTATACAGATATTAAACGATGGGAAATCAAAGATGGAAAACAATGAATCCTCTATTGTTTTAAAAATTCGGTATGGAAAAGCTGATTTTCTATTGATGGGAGATGCTGATGTACAGACTGAAAATAAGATAATAAAGCAGTATGATGTGCATGCAGATGTTTTAAAAGTAGGGCATCATGGATCATATACTTCGACTGGAGAACGTTTTTTAGCAAAGGTGAGTCCGCAAATTGCTATTATTTCCTATGATAAAAAGAATCCGTACGGACATCCACATCAAAGTGTAGTAAAAAGGTTAAAACGACATGGTGTGCTGATGTATACAACTGATAAAAAAACGATAGAAATTGAAACGGATGGAGATCATATTGCAATGTGGGAAAATATGCCACTCCCATTGTTAAAGTAA
- the glcT gene encoding ptsGHI operon transcription antiterminator GlcT — MNNCLEIKKVLNNNVIIATHQEHEEVVVIGKGIGFGKKAKEMLEAKQIEKMFVLKNERNREQYKRLVPHVSEKLIELMNDIMLYIQERVESPLNEHIHIALTDHIAFAIKRLKQGFTIDYPFLVETKIMYPKEYEIAEGVVQFINSRLKIALPEGEIGFIALHIYSSITNSEVSSINQNSRLITQLVSVIETSLELVLDKKSIHYLRLVRHLQYAIERVKRKEKVEESQSFADLLKSEYPACYSLAWTLVKIMQKELQLPVYEAESIYLTMHLQRLVKAEQE; from the coding sequence ATGAATAATTGTCTAGAAATTAAAAAAGTTTTAAATAATAACGTCATCATTGCTACCCATCAAGAACATGAGGAAGTAGTGGTGATTGGAAAAGGAATTGGGTTTGGGAAAAAAGCAAAAGAGATGTTAGAAGCAAAACAGATTGAAAAAATGTTTGTTTTAAAAAACGAACGTAATCGGGAGCAATATAAACGTTTAGTTCCACATGTAAGTGAGAAGTTAATTGAACTAATGAACGATATCATGTTATATATTCAAGAAAGAGTAGAGTCTCCATTAAATGAACATATTCATATTGCGTTAACGGATCATATTGCTTTTGCGATTAAACGATTAAAACAAGGATTTACGATAGATTATCCTTTTTTAGTTGAAACAAAAATAATGTATCCAAAAGAATATGAAATTGCCGAGGGAGTTGTGCAATTCATTAATTCTCGTTTGAAAATTGCACTTCCAGAAGGGGAAATTGGATTTATTGCACTGCATATCTATAGCTCCATTACAAATTCTGAAGTATCTTCTATTAATCAAAATTCACGTCTCATTACGCAGCTCGTTTCTGTAATCGAAACCAGCTTAGAGCTTGTATTAGATAAAAAAAGTATCCATTATTTACGTCTTGTCCGCCATTTACAATATGCGATAGAGCGGGTAAAAAGAAAGGAAAAAGTGGAAGAGTCACAAAGCTTTGCGGATCTTTTAAAATCGGAGTACCCAGCGTGCTATAGTTTAGCCTGGACGCTTGTAAAGATTATGCAAAAAGAGTTACAACTTCCCGTATATGAAGCGGAAAGTATTTATTTAACGATGCACTTGCAAAGATTAGTAAAAGCCGAACAAGAATAA
- a CDS encoding glucosamine-6-phosphate deaminase: MNIIVVKTPEELAEAGFKLIEQVVTSKKNPTLGMATGSSPLGIYAEMRKNKLDTSHVTTVNLDEYVNLPHEDKNSYHYFMREQLFDHLPFKETYVPNGMASDLKEECERYEGILTANPVDLQILGIGENGHIGFNEPGTSFNSPTNIVELTESTRQANLRFFEKEEDVPTHAITMGIGSIMKAKQILLVAMGPKKAEAIKELLQGEYSEACPATVLQRHPNVIVIADPEALSLCSEAIADEHRQVFTISDLLSDSRVGETAN, encoded by the coding sequence ATGAATATTATCGTTGTAAAAACTCCAGAAGAATTAGCTGAAGCAGGCTTTAAATTAATTGAACAAGTTGTGACTTCTAAAAAAAATCCAACATTAGGAATGGCTACAGGAAGCTCTCCACTTGGGATTTATGCAGAAATGAGAAAAAATAAACTTGATACAAGTCATGTAACCACTGTAAACTTAGATGAGTACGTAAATTTACCACATGAAGATAAAAACAGCTATCATTACTTTATGCGAGAACAGTTGTTTGATCATCTTCCTTTCAAAGAAACTTATGTACCAAACGGGATGGCAAGTGATTTGAAAGAAGAGTGCGAGCGTTATGAAGGCATTCTAACAGCTAACCCAGTTGACTTACAGATTCTTGGAATCGGTGAAAACGGTCACATCGGATTTAACGAACCAGGGACATCATTTAATTCTCCAACTAACATTGTAGAATTAACAGAGTCTACTCGCCAAGCAAATCTTCGCTTCTTCGAAAAAGAAGAAGATGTGCCAACTCATGCGATTACAATGGGTATTGGAAGCATTATGAAAGCGAAACAAATTCTACTTGTTGCTATGGGTCCAAAAAAGGCAGAAGCAATCAAAGAATTATTGCAAGGTGAATATAGCGAAGCGTGTCCTGCTACAGTTTTACAACGTCATCCGAATGTAATCGTAATCGCAGATCCAGAAGCTCTATCTTTATGCAGTGAGGCGATTGCTGATGAACATCGACAAGTATTCACCATTTCCGATCTATTATCAGATTCAAGAGTGGGTGAAACAGCTAATTGA
- a CDS encoding YjcZ family sporulation protein, with translation MGHVDGFHGGFALLVVLFILLIIVGAACFC, from the coding sequence ATGGGCCATGTTGATGGTTTTCACGGCGGCTTCGCTTTACTTGTCGTGCTATTTATTTTATTAATCATTGTAGGCGCGGCTTGCTTCTGCTAA
- a CDS encoding DUF309 domain-containing protein, translated as MYPTAYIQFLIHFHGDYDYFECHEVLEEYWKLKPRGERDDYLVGFIQIAVSLYHHRRSNWNGAVRMMKSAISILEKEGDQIHAYGLDHRKLVSLLKNHLQSIQNGEPFAHLFFPFADATLEQTCIQLCTKKGLLWKDTTSIQTEYIVHKHTLRNRSDVIAERNEQLKKRKQR; from the coding sequence ATGTACCCTACAGCATACATACAATTTTTAATTCATTTTCATGGAGATTATGATTACTTTGAGTGTCATGAAGTACTAGAAGAATACTGGAAATTGAAACCACGTGGAGAGCGTGACGACTACTTGGTTGGTTTTATTCAAATTGCCGTTTCGTTATACCACCATAGACGCTCGAATTGGAACGGTGCAGTACGAATGATGAAAAGCGCAATCTCGATTTTAGAAAAAGAAGGTGACCAAATACATGCATATGGTCTAGACCATCGAAAACTAGTATCCTTGCTCAAAAATCACTTACAGTCCATCCAGAACGGCGAACCTTTCGCACACCTATTTTTCCCCTTTGCGGATGCTACATTAGAGCAAACATGCATACAATTATGCACAAAAAAGGGTCTACTTTGGAAAGATACTACCTCTATACAAACTGAATATATTGTCCATAAACATACGTTACGTAACCGAAGCGACGTAATCGCCGAACGAAACGAACAACTAAAAAAAAGAAAGCAGAGATAA
- the phnF gene encoding phosphonate metabolism transcriptional regulator PhnF produces the protein MNIDKYSPFPIYYQIQEWVKQLIEDGEWKPGDKIPSENELCDKFEVSRMTIRQAINNLVEQGYLYRKRGIGTFVQLPKVEQKLQGMTGFTEDMISRGMKPSSELLSFRMVSATARLADRLRIQEGESVYEVRRIRLADEEPIAFETTYLSPALVKDINEEILQQSLYEHLEKKLGFKLVRATQAIEASIATDDEAAHLHIPKKAPVLVMRQWSYADGEQPLEYVKCIYRGDRYKFITNISRNK, from the coding sequence ATGAACATCGACAAGTATTCACCATTTCCGATCTATTATCAGATTCAAGAGTGGGTGAAACAGCTAATTGAGGACGGTGAATGGAAGCCGGGAGATAAAATTCCATCTGAGAATGAACTATGTGATAAGTTCGAAGTAAGTCGTATGACAATCAGACAGGCGATTAATAACTTAGTGGAACAGGGATATTTATATCGGAAGCGCGGAATTGGAACGTTCGTCCAACTTCCTAAAGTAGAACAGAAGCTGCAAGGTATGACCGGATTTACAGAGGATATGATTTCCCGTGGCATGAAGCCGAGCAGTGAATTGTTAAGCTTCCGCATGGTTTCCGCTACTGCTAGATTAGCAGACCGGCTTAGAATACAAGAGGGGGAATCGGTTTATGAAGTGAGGCGTATACGCTTAGCTGATGAAGAGCCGATTGCTTTTGAGACGACATATTTGTCGCCAGCTCTTGTAAAAGATATTAACGAAGAAATTTTACAACAATCTCTGTACGAACATTTAGAGAAGAAGTTAGGCTTTAAACTTGTTCGTGCTACCCAAGCAATTGAAGCGTCAATTGCAACGGATGATGAAGCAGCACATCTGCATATTCCGAAAAAAGCACCTGTACTCGTTATGAGACAATGGTCGTATGCAGACGGCGAACAGCCGTTAGAATACGTAAAATGTATTTATCGCGGTGATCGTTATAAGTTCATTACAAATATTTCACGAAATAAGTAG